Sequence from the Exiguobacterium aurantiacum genome:
CCAGACGAACCTGCTCGCCTTGAACGCGGCCATCGAAGCGGCCCGGGCCGGGGAACAAGGGAAAGGCTTCGCCGTCGTCGCTGAAGAAGTCCGCAAGCTCGCGGAACAGTCGAAACAATCGGCGTCCCAAATCGCCGGCTTGATCGAGTCGATTCAAGTCCAGTCGAACGCGGTGCTCGAGCGTCACGCCATCAGTGCCCGTCGCGTCGAGACGAACACGGCGCTGCTTGAAGAAGCGACGGCGTCGTTCCAACAAATCGTCGGGCAATTGCACGCCTCGGTCGAGAACACGGAACAGATCCGGGTCGCCTCGAGTGAGATCGCGACGACGACGAAACAAGTCGCGACAGCGGCAATCCATATGGCGAGTGACAGTGAAGTCACGGCCGAGACGATGCGTAGCGTCGGCGAGACGGCCGACGCCCAACTCGCGATGATTCAAGAGTTGAACGGTGTCGCCGAGTCGCTCGGCAATATGACCGGTGACTTGCAGACGCTCATCGGGCGCTTCCAAACATAAGACGAACCGTCCTTTCCTGTTCAGGGGAGGATGGTTTTTGCGTGTTGTCAGGATTGACGGGATAGTGTTTCGGGAATTGCGGGAGAGAGACAAAATCTCGATTCCATCGAAAAGGAGACAGATCATGAAATATACTGTCATCACCGGAGCAAGTTCAGGCATTGGCTATGAAGCGGCGAAAGCGCTCGCCAAGCAAGGGAAGTCGCTCGTGCTCGTGGCGCGTCGTCACGACGAGCTCGAGAAGTTGCGAAGTGAGATCAAATCGATTTCACCGAAGAGCGACGTCATCATCAAGGCGAAAGACTTGTCGTACAGCGAGAACGTGTACGGATTGTATGAGTCGCTCGCAGACCTCGACATCGAGACGTGGGTCAATAACGCCGGGTTCGGAGACTCGAATCTCGTGAAAGACGTCGAGGTCGGGAAGATGGAGAATATGATCCGCTTGAACGTCGAGGCGTTGACGGTGCTGTCGAGCCTGTACGTCCGGGATTATCATGATGTGGAAGGGGCGACACTCGTGAACGTCGCTTCCGTCGTCGGGTATCACATCGCCAAAAAAGGCGTCACGTACAGCGCGTCGAAATTCTTCGTCAGTGCGTACACGGAAGGGCTTGCCCGTGAGCTCATGAACGACGGGGACAAACTGCGTGCGAAAGTGCTCGCACCGGCCGCGACGGAGACCGGTTTTGCGAACCGTGCCCGTGAAGAAGAGGACTTTGACTATAGCCAAAACGTCGAGAAATATCATACGGCCGAAGAGATGGCCGAGTTTTTGATGCAGTTGCTCGAGAGCGATCAAGTCGTCGGGATCGTCAACCACGAGGATTACTCGTTCGAGTTGCGCGGTCCGATTCATCCGTATATGGGGTAAGTAAGTAAATAAAGTGATTGTGCTCTGAAGAGTCATGTGAGATATATTAGGCACATACATTGTGTATTAGACGTATTCATTAAGAGTGATAGTATGGGAAAGCAAAATCAATATGAGAGAAAATTGATTAAGCATGGCGATTCTGTTTGCGTTTCTATTCCAATGACTGTGTTGCGAAAATTGAAGTTAGATGTGGGTGACGAGGTCTCGATATTGACGATAGACAAGGGCATCTTGATTCGACCGCTTGAGGATACAGTACAAACGGATATCGATTCAAAATTTTCTGATGACATGGAAAAAATAATCGAGCAGCACAACGATACGTTCAAAGGATTAGTGGAACGTTAATGCTTTTGAAGAATATAAGGATCAAAGCTGATTCGAATCAGAACATGTGTTCAAAATAAACATTCTGACAGGTAGTACACCAAACAGCCCGAACCCTTTCAAAGAGTTCGGGCTGTTTGTTTACATTTACGACGAACGCATCGAATCCCCATACCCTCCGGTCAAGCGGTGCGTGAGCCGGTGATACCAGTAGCGGAGACGTAAGCGGTATACATATAGTCTTGACGTGTTTGGCAAGACGACGTTGTCGATATAATCGGCGAACATGGCGCGGAACATATGGTCCTCGCTATCGTCATACGTCGCGCTCCACATGCCGTGCTCTTCGACCTCGAGCAACATCGCAATCGTCTCGTCATCGAGCTGATGATTATCTTCCGGTAATCGTTTGACGAGCATCTCGACCCGATGGCTACAGATGGACGCATAGAGCGAATGGGCGCGCGGGTTGCGCGGGTTCGCGTTCAAGTACCCGATGGCCACCTTGAGGAGCTCATCGTTCATCTCGAGCGGAATCTCATCGAACGCTTGGAAGAATTCGAGCAGCATCGGCACGGTCTCTTCGTTGAACCCGGCGAGCCGGACGTAATGCATCAAGTGGAGTCCGGCCTCCCCGTAAAACTTGCGGTTGAAGTAATGGACGGCAATGGCGCGTTGGACCATCGGCACGTCCGGATAGCGTTCGACGGCACGAAGGAAATGCTGCTCGGCCTCGAACGTGAAATTCGTGTCGTCGCTCAAGAGGCCATGAAGGCAGTGAATCATATAATGGTCGCCTTTTTCGCCCGCTGCTTCGAGCACGGCGCGGGCCCGGCCGAACTCGCCTTCGCGGATGAGCGGATACGCCCGCATCGCCGGGAAGAACGGGTCCTCGGGAAAATTCGTCTCGCCGCGGACGATGAGCGACTCGATGGACTCAGCGTTATAATCGTCAATCAGTTCTTCAAGGAGCATCATCTCAAGGAAGGTGCGTTGAAAATCTGGATGGTGTAAATCGATGGTGTGTTTCATGAGGGTCCCTCCCAAGTTCATGAGTGTGGCTTCATTATACCGAGCAATCGGACGGACGAGTAGATTAATTTCAAAAAATGGGAAAAGAAAAGGGAAGGATTTCCGAGGAAATGGAGGAATGGAGATGGTCACGTTCACAGGATATATCGTCGAGCTCGAGCCAACGCGAATCCGGGTCGCACCGAACTTGGATGCCGAGCCGTTCGATGGGATCGTATTTCACTGGGAGGAGCCGCTGCGAGAGGACGAGACACCGCTCGCCGTCGGTCAACAGGTGCGCGTCGAGCATGATGAGAAGATGACACGTTCGCTACCGCCCCAGGCGACGGCGCATCGAATCGATGTGCTATGATATTGTCGAGGTGAATTGAATGGGACAGTCGAATTTCTTATGGATGGGCGTCGTCATCGCCATCAGTGCGCTGATCGTCTGGTTGTTGCAGGATGTGATGCCGTTTTGGATGTTGTCGATCATCCTGCTGTTGTTCGGGGCCACGGTCGGCAACGTGCAGCGGCGCACTCGAAAAGACACATGAAAAAGCACGTCATCATTCAGATGGCGTGCTTTCTTCGTCTTCCACCGGCTCGTCCGGGACATCCTCGATCGCGTCAGTTGCGTCCGGCTTCTCCTCGGTGACGGGCGGTGGCGCCGGTTTGTCGTTCTTGTCTTGTTTCGGTTTAGTGTCGGGCTGATCTGCCTTTGGTTTTGTGTCCGGTTTGTCTTGCTTCTTTACCGGGGCCGGTGCTTCCGCTTCTTTCTCCTGAGCGGCTGGCTTCTCCGGCTCGACGGGTTCTGCCG
This genomic interval carries:
- a CDS encoding DUF3221 domain-containing protein — its product is MVTFTGYIVELEPTRIRVAPNLDAEPFDGIVFHWEEPLREDETPLAVGQQVRVEHDEKMTRSLPPQATAHRIDVL
- a CDS encoding SDR family NAD(P)-dependent oxidoreductase, encoding MKYTVITGASSGIGYEAAKALAKQGKSLVLVARRHDELEKLRSEIKSISPKSDVIIKAKDLSYSENVYGLYESLADLDIETWVNNAGFGDSNLVKDVEVGKMENMIRLNVEALTVLSSLYVRDYHDVEGATLVNVASVVGYHIAKKGVTYSASKFFVSAYTEGLARELMNDGDKLRAKVLAPAATETGFANRAREEEDFDYSQNVEKYHTAEEMAEFLMQLLESDQVVGIVNHEDYSFELRGPIHPYMG
- a CDS encoding AbrB/MazE/SpoVT family DNA-binding domain-containing protein translates to MGKQNQYERKLIKHGDSVCVSIPMTVLRKLKLDVGDEVSILTIDKGILIRPLEDTVQTDIDSKFSDDMEKIIEQHNDTFKGLVER
- a CDS encoding tetratricopeptide repeat protein → MKHTIDLHHPDFQRTFLEMMLLEELIDDYNAESIESLIVRGETNFPEDPFFPAMRAYPLIREGEFGRARAVLEAAGEKGDHYMIHCLHGLLSDDTNFTFEAEQHFLRAVERYPDVPMVQRAIAVHYFNRKFYGEAGLHLMHYVRLAGFNEETVPMLLEFFQAFDEIPLEMNDELLKVAIGYLNANPRNPRAHSLYASICSHRVEMLVKRLPEDNHQLDDETIAMLLEVEEHGMWSATYDDSEDHMFRAMFADYIDNVVLPNTSRLYVYRLRLRYWYHRLTHRLTGGYGDSMRSS